A genomic window from Aquabacterium sp. OR-4 includes:
- a CDS encoding NUDIX hydrolase — MKQLSCGILVLNDRAELLMCHVTGAWHWDIPKGGAEADEAPQAAALRETREECGLVLSGVDLLDLGRQAYQRSKDLHLYAVRVQAFDATLCHCSSRYTDSWGRQRDEMDGFEWTPFDRVVRRSARHLGELLTQTVSLPALLARLQHSGPAATSPRLLPRRMA; from the coding sequence ATGAAGCAGCTGTCCTGCGGCATCCTGGTGCTGAATGACCGCGCCGAGTTGCTGATGTGCCATGTCACCGGGGCCTGGCACTGGGACATTCCCAAAGGCGGCGCCGAGGCCGATGAGGCGCCGCAAGCCGCCGCGCTGCGCGAAACCCGCGAGGAATGCGGCCTCGTCCTGAGCGGCGTGGACTTGCTCGACCTCGGCCGCCAGGCCTACCAGCGCAGCAAGGATCTGCACCTGTACGCGGTGCGGGTGCAGGCCTTCGATGCGACGCTGTGCCACTGTAGCAGCCGCTACACCGACAGCTGGGGCCGGCAGCGCGACGAGATGGACGGCTTCGAGTGGACGCCGTTCGACCGGGTGGTGCGCCGCAGCGCCCGCCACCTGGGCGAACTGCTGACCCAGACCGTGTCACTGCCCGCGCTGCTGGCCCGCCTGCAACACAGCGGGCCTGCCGCTACCTCGCCGCGCCTGCTGCCGCGCCGCATGGCGTGA
- a CDS encoding MFS transporter: MSAASPAAPPAASPVIEIEPAYAWVVVWACFVALGVIFGVSYSFAAFFEPFALAFGAPRAQVALVFGLCGLIYFVGGAGGGLLADRFGPRRVCSAGMLCIAAGLLGASLAPDIRTVYLAYGGGVGLGIALVYTPSIACVQPWFTRRRGLAAGMASAGIGAGTVAVPLLAAAAIAAWQWRGALQALAVGVLVLGLGATLLLRRAPAATAQGGAAVAGHTLGQAVRSAAFRRLYLATLVAGPVMFVPFAHVSAAARDLGVPDARAVGLVGLIGIGSLVGRFVIGAAADRLGRPLTLALAQASLGLSYLVWWGASGYWAMAVFALWLGLSYGGMVSLMPALVMDLFGPRAVSAILGTLYSGAALGNLAGPWLAGAAFDAWHGYTPVIWVCLALAALGTLLYGSLVPRPAAVAGAA; the protein is encoded by the coding sequence ATGTCTGCCGCATCCCCCGCCGCACCCCCCGCCGCATCTCCCGTTATCGAAATCGAGCCGGCCTACGCCTGGGTGGTGGTGTGGGCCTGCTTCGTTGCGCTGGGCGTGATTTTTGGCGTGTCGTACTCGTTTGCCGCCTTCTTCGAGCCCTTCGCGCTGGCTTTTGGCGCGCCACGTGCGCAGGTGGCGCTGGTGTTCGGCTTGTGCGGGCTGATCTACTTCGTCGGCGGCGCTGGCGGGGGCCTGCTGGCCGACCGCTTCGGCCCGCGCCGGGTGTGCAGCGCCGGCATGCTGTGCATCGCCGCCGGCCTGCTGGGCGCCAGCCTGGCGCCCGACATCCGGACCGTGTACCTGGCCTATGGCGGCGGCGTGGGCCTGGGCATCGCGCTGGTCTACACACCGTCGATCGCCTGCGTGCAGCCCTGGTTCACCCGGCGGCGCGGCCTGGCCGCGGGCATGGCCAGCGCCGGCATCGGTGCCGGCACGGTGGCGGTGCCCTTGCTGGCCGCCGCGGCCATTGCCGCATGGCAGTGGCGCGGCGCGCTGCAGGCGCTGGCCGTGGGGGTGCTGGTGCTGGGCCTGGGCGCCACGCTGCTGCTGCGCCGCGCCCCGGCCGCCACCGCCCAGGGTGGTGCGGCTGTGGCCGGCCACACGCTGGGGCAGGCCGTGCGCAGTGCGGCGTTTCGGCGCCTGTACCTGGCCACGCTGGTGGCCGGGCCGGTGATGTTTGTGCCGTTTGCCCATGTGTCGGCCGCGGCGCGCGACCTGGGCGTGCCCGATGCCCGGGCCGTGGGCCTGGTGGGGCTGATCGGCATCGGCAGCCTGGTTGGCCGCTTTGTCATCGGCGCCGCGGCCGACCGCCTGGGCCGGCCGTTGACGCTGGCGCTGGCCCAGGCCTCGCTGGGCCTGTCGTACCTGGTGTGGTGGGGCGCTTCGGGCTACTGGGCCATGGCGGTGTTCGCGCTGTGGCTGGGCCTCAGCTACGGCGGCATGGTGTCGCTGATGCCGGCGCTGGTGATGGACTTGTTCGGCCCGCGCGCGGTGTCGGCCATCCTGGGCACGCTGTACAGCGGTGCGGCGCTGGGCAACCTGGCCGGGCCCTGGCTGGCGGGCGCGGCCTTCGACGCCTGGCACGGCTACACGCCGGTGATCTGGGTCTGCCTGGCCCTGGCGGCCCTGGGCACGCTGCTGTACGGCAGCCTGGTGCCGCGGCCCGCGGCGGTGGCGGGCGCGGCATGA
- a CDS encoding ABC transporter substrate-binding protein: protein MPFPFSKLALATAAAALSLGAAAQTPPPLKVGFMLPYTGTFAALGDAIEKGFKLHVDEQGGKLGGRAIQFFKVDDESEPSKATDNVNKLIKRDQVDVIVGTVHSGVALAMARAAKESNTLLIVPNAGADAITGPLCAPNIFRSSFSNWQPGYATGVIAAQKGHKRAMTITWNYAAGTETVKGFTEAFEKGGGKVIKDLSLPFPNVEFQALLTEIAAQKPDVVFAFFAGGGAVKFVKDYDAAGLRKSVPLVASGFLTEGTVPAIGAAGQGLVTAMHYADSMETPRNTAFRNKYAVTYKSNPDVYAVQGYDAAQLLAAGLAAVKGDFAKRSELQAAMNKATIDSPRGKFTLSPQRNPTQDFYVREVKGDYNVMSGVAVKALADPGRGCRI, encoded by the coding sequence ATGCCTTTTCCGTTCTCGAAGCTGGCCCTGGCCACCGCCGCCGCAGCACTCAGCCTGGGCGCGGCGGCGCAGACGCCACCGCCGCTCAAGGTGGGCTTCATGCTGCCCTACACCGGCACCTTTGCGGCGCTGGGCGATGCCATCGAGAAGGGCTTCAAGCTGCATGTCGACGAGCAGGGCGGCAAGCTGGGCGGCCGCGCGATCCAGTTCTTCAAGGTGGACGACGAAAGCGAGCCGAGCAAGGCCACCGACAACGTCAACAAGCTGATCAAGCGCGATCAGGTCGACGTGATCGTCGGCACGGTGCACTCCGGCGTGGCACTGGCCATGGCCCGCGCGGCCAAGGAGAGCAACACGCTGCTGATCGTGCCCAATGCCGGGGCCGACGCCATCACCGGCCCGCTGTGCGCGCCCAACATCTTCCGCTCGAGCTTCAGCAACTGGCAGCCGGGCTATGCCACCGGCGTGATCGCCGCCCAGAAGGGCCACAAGCGCGCGATGACCATCACCTGGAACTACGCCGCCGGCACCGAGACGGTGAAGGGCTTCACCGAGGCCTTTGAAAAAGGCGGCGGCAAGGTCATCAAGGATTTGTCGCTGCCCTTCCCCAATGTCGAGTTCCAGGCGCTGCTCACCGAGATCGCGGCGCAAAAGCCCGATGTGGTGTTTGCGTTCTTCGCCGGCGGTGGCGCGGTGAAGTTCGTCAAGGACTACGACGCCGCCGGCCTGCGCAAGAGCGTGCCGCTGGTGGCCTCGGGCTTCCTGACCGAAGGCACGGTGCCCGCCATCGGCGCGGCCGGCCAGGGCCTGGTCACCGCCATGCACTACGCCGACTCGATGGAGACGCCGCGCAACACGGCCTTCCGCAACAAGTACGCCGTGACCTACAAGAGCAACCCCGACGTGTATGCCGTGCAGGGCTACGACGCGGCGCAGCTGCTGGCCGCCGGCCTGGCCGCGGTGAAGGGCGACTTTGCCAAGCGCAGCGAACTGCAGGCGGCCATGAACAAGGCCACCATCGACAGCCCGCGCGGCAAGTTCACGCTGAGCCCGCAGCGCAACCCGACGCAGGATTTCTACGTGCGCGAGGTCAAGGGCGACTACAACGTGATGAGCGGCGTGGCGGTCAAGGCGCTGGCCGATCCCGGCCGCGGCTGCAGGATTTAA
- a CDS encoding branched-chain amino acid ABC transporter permease, which translates to MDLATFAVQCLNAVQYGLLLFLVASGLTLIFGIMGVINLAHGSFYMLGAYLAFGLAPLFGQNFVLMLVCGTLLAALFGYLLEWAFFSYLYQRDHLQQVLMTWALILVFEELRSMLVGNDVHGVKAPDWLAGTVALGELMTYPVYRLFASLACLAIGAALWFTVNRTRLGMMIRAGASNRDMVRGLGIPITWLYRVVFAGGVALAALAGMIAAPMSSVYPGMGGHVLIVSFVVVVIGGIGSIPGALVAALLVGLVDTFGKVFFAELSGIGVYLLMAVILVWRPEGLMRKGW; encoded by the coding sequence GTGGACCTCGCCACCTTCGCCGTCCAGTGTCTGAACGCCGTGCAGTACGGCCTGCTGCTGTTTCTCGTCGCCTCGGGGCTGACGCTGATCTTCGGCATCATGGGCGTGATCAACCTGGCGCACGGCAGCTTCTACATGCTGGGCGCCTACCTGGCCTTCGGGCTGGCGCCGCTGTTCGGCCAGAACTTCGTGCTGATGCTGGTGTGCGGCACGCTGCTGGCGGCGCTGTTCGGCTACCTGCTCGAATGGGCCTTCTTCAGCTACCTGTACCAGCGTGATCACCTGCAGCAGGTGCTGATGACCTGGGCGCTGATCCTGGTGTTCGAGGAGCTGCGCTCGATGCTGGTGGGCAACGACGTGCATGGCGTCAAGGCGCCCGACTGGCTGGCCGGCACGGTGGCCCTGGGCGAGCTGATGACCTACCCGGTCTACCGCCTGTTTGCCTCGCTGGCCTGCCTGGCCATCGGCGCGGCGCTGTGGTTCACGGTCAACCGCACCCGCCTGGGCATGATGATCCGCGCCGGCGCCAGCAACCGCGACATGGTGCGCGGCCTGGGCATTCCGATCACCTGGCTGTACCGCGTGGTGTTTGCCGGTGGCGTGGCCCTGGCGGCGCTGGCCGGCATGATCGCCGCGCCGATGAGCAGCGTGTACCCCGGCATGGGCGGCCATGTGCTGATCGTGAGCTTCGTGGTGGTGGTGATCGGCGGCATCGGCTCGATCCCTGGCGCCCTGGTCGCGGCCCTGCTGGTGGGCCTGGTCGACACCTTCGGCAAGGTGTTCTTTGCCGAGCTGAGCGGCATCGGCGTGTACCTGCTGATGGCGGTGATTCTGGTGTGGCGGCCCGAAGGCCTGATGCGCAAGGGCTGGTGA
- a CDS encoding branched-chain amino acid ABC transporter permease — MVATLNRWLPLLAALALAALPAVLSPYLQDLVLRVMVLAVFALSLELLVGTTGLVSLGHAAFYGIGAYATVKLSPEFEAGNLLLLLPAAMAAAGVYAAAVGALSLRTKGVYFIMVTLAFAQMAYFVVHDTKAGGGTDGIYLNLRPVLALGGQTLINLDDKRSMYGLALGALVATYALLALLRRSRFGHALAGIRVNEQRMRAAGFSTTLYKWAAFVLAGMLAGLAGFLVAAKDGFVNPEMLSWHESGAVLLVIILGGLGHLRGAVIGAIGFVLLKEALSTPALVGHVLAERWQLTLGLAVMACVALMPKGLIGLARRKESGS; from the coding sequence ATGGTTGCCACACTGAACCGCTGGCTGCCGCTGCTGGCCGCCTTGGCCCTGGCCGCCCTGCCCGCCGTGCTGAGCCCCTACCTGCAGGACCTGGTGCTGCGCGTGATGGTGCTGGCCGTGTTTGCCCTGAGCCTGGAGCTGCTGGTCGGCACCACCGGCCTGGTGAGCCTGGGCCACGCCGCGTTCTACGGCATCGGCGCCTATGCCACGGTGAAGCTCTCGCCCGAGTTCGAGGCCGGCAACCTGCTGCTGCTGCTGCCCGCGGCCATGGCCGCGGCCGGCGTGTATGCCGCGGCGGTGGGCGCCCTGAGCCTGCGCACCAAGGGCGTGTACTTCATCATGGTGACCCTGGCCTTTGCGCAGATGGCCTACTTCGTGGTGCACGACACCAAGGCCGGTGGCGGCACCGACGGCATCTACCTGAACCTGCGGCCGGTGCTGGCGCTCGGCGGCCAGACCCTGATCAACCTCGACGACAAGCGCAGCATGTACGGGCTGGCGCTGGGCGCGCTGGTGGCCACCTATGCGCTGCTGGCGCTGCTGCGGCGCTCGCGCTTCGGCCATGCGCTGGCCGGCATCCGCGTCAATGAGCAGCGCATGCGCGCGGCCGGCTTCTCGACCACGCTGTACAAGTGGGCCGCGTTCGTGCTGGCCGGCATGCTGGCCGGTCTGGCGGGTTTTCTGGTGGCGGCCAAGGACGGCTTCGTCAACCCCGAGATGCTCAGCTGGCACGAGAGCGGCGCGGTGCTGCTGGTCATCATCCTGGGCGGCCTGGGCCATCTGCGCGGCGCGGTCATCGGCGCCATCGGTTTCGTGCTGCTGAAGGAAGCGCTGTCCACCCCGGCCCTGGTGGGCCATGTGCTGGCCGAGCGCTGGCAGCTCACGCTGGGCCTGGCGGTGATGGCCTGCGTGGCCTTGATGCCCAAGGGCCTGATCGGCCTGGCCAGGCGCAAGGAGTCCGGATCGTGA
- a CDS encoding ABC transporter ATP-binding protein encodes MSEVLLQCQGLTRRFGGLAAVNDVSLDFRIGEVHAVIGTNGAGKSTLINMLSGEMPASAGRIALQGQDITAMPQPRRARAGIGRSYQRTTIFPEFTVFENARLCAQAARARPWALWQSAAACAASGAIAHEALEAAGLADAARRPAGTLSHGAKRQLEIAMCLATRPRVLLLDEPLAGMGAEETDRMLALLQRLKPGHAIALVEHDMDAVFRIAERITVMVNGQVIASGTPEAIRTDRQVQIAYLGDAH; translated from the coding sequence GTGAGCGAGGTCTTGCTGCAATGCCAGGGCCTGACCCGGCGCTTCGGCGGCCTGGCCGCGGTCAACGACGTGTCGCTGGATTTCCGCATCGGCGAGGTGCATGCGGTGATCGGCACCAACGGCGCCGGCAAGAGCACGCTGATCAACATGCTGTCAGGCGAGATGCCGGCCAGCGCCGGGCGCATCGCGCTGCAGGGCCAGGACATCACCGCCATGCCGCAACCCCGGCGCGCACGTGCCGGCATCGGCCGCAGCTACCAGCGCACCACCATCTTTCCGGAGTTCACGGTGTTCGAGAACGCGCGCCTGTGCGCCCAGGCCGCGCGTGCCCGGCCCTGGGCGCTGTGGCAGTCGGCCGCGGCCTGCGCCGCCAGCGGCGCCATCGCCCACGAGGCGCTCGAGGCCGCCGGCCTGGCCGATGCCGCCCGGCGCCCGGCCGGCACGCTGAGCCACGGCGCCAAGCGCCAGCTCGAGATCGCCATGTGCCTGGCCACCCGCCCGCGCGTGCTGCTGCTGGATGAGCCGCTGGCCGGCATGGGCGCCGAAGAGACCGACCGCATGCTGGCCCTGCTGCAGCGCCTGAAGCCCGGCCATGCCATCGCGCTGGTGGAGCACGACATGGACGCGGTGTTCCGCATTGCCGAGCGCATCACGGTGATGGTCAACGGCCAGGTGATCGCCAGCGGCACGCCCGAGGCCATCCGCACCGACCGCCAGGTGCAGATCGCCTACCTGGGGGACGCGCATTGA